The Agromyces hippuratus genome has a window encoding:
- the glpK gene encoding glycerol kinase GlpK — protein MADYILAIDQGTTSSRAIIFDKTGSIVSTGQLEHEQIFPKAGWVEHDPAEIWRNTGEVIGQALGKVNLTRHDIAAVGITNQRETAVVWDKNTGEPVYNAIVWQDTRTQPIVDRLAADGGVERFKEKVGLPLATYFSGTKIVWILENVPGAREKAEAGDLLFGTTDTWVLWNLTGGVDGGVHATDVTNASRTMFMDLETLAWDDEILAAFGVPKSMLPEIKSSSEVYGMANEHSLLRETPISGILGDQQAATFGQAAFETGEAKNTYGTGNFLIFNTGEEIVHSKNGLLTTVGFKLGDQPVHYALEGSIAVTGSLIQWLRDNLGLISSAAEVEELAKSVEDNGGAYFVPAFSGLFAPYWRPDARGALVGLTRYVNKGHIARAALEAIAFQTRDVIEAVNADAGVDLTELRVDGGATANDTLLQFQADILGVPVVRPVVAETTALGAAYAAGLAVGFWSSLDELRANWQEDKRWTPSMDEAERARLDRNWKKAVSKTLDWVDEDVV, from the coding sequence ATGGCCGACTACATCCTCGCGATCGACCAGGGCACGACCTCGTCGCGCGCGATCATCTTCGACAAGACCGGTTCGATCGTCTCGACCGGGCAGCTCGAGCACGAGCAGATCTTCCCCAAGGCGGGCTGGGTCGAGCACGACCCGGCCGAGATCTGGCGCAACACGGGCGAGGTGATCGGCCAGGCCCTCGGCAAGGTCAACCTCACTCGTCACGACATCGCCGCGGTGGGCATCACGAACCAGCGCGAGACCGCGGTCGTGTGGGACAAGAACACCGGTGAGCCGGTGTACAACGCGATCGTGTGGCAGGACACGCGCACGCAACCGATCGTCGACCGTCTCGCGGCCGACGGCGGCGTGGAGCGGTTCAAGGAGAAGGTCGGCCTGCCGCTGGCGACGTACTTCTCGGGCACGAAGATCGTCTGGATCCTCGAGAACGTGCCCGGCGCGCGTGAGAAGGCCGAGGCCGGCGACCTGCTGTTCGGCACGACCGACACCTGGGTGCTCTGGAACCTCACCGGCGGCGTCGACGGCGGCGTGCACGCGACCGACGTCACGAACGCCTCGCGCACGATGTTCATGGACCTCGAGACCCTCGCCTGGGACGACGAGATCCTCGCCGCCTTCGGGGTGCCGAAGTCGATGCTGCCCGAGATCAAGAGCTCGTCCGAGGTCTACGGCATGGCGAACGAGCACTCGCTGCTTCGCGAGACGCCCATCTCGGGCATCCTCGGCGATCAGCAGGCCGCGACGTTCGGCCAGGCCGCGTTCGAGACCGGCGAGGCGAAGAACACGTACGGCACGGGCAACTTCCTGATCTTCAACACGGGCGAGGAGATCGTCCACTCGAAGAACGGCCTGCTCACGACCGTCGGCTTCAAGCTCGGCGACCAGCCCGTGCACTATGCGCTCGAGGGATCGATCGCGGTCACGGGTTCGCTCATCCAGTGGCTCCGCGACAATCTCGGCCTGATCTCCTCGGCCGCCGAGGTCGAAGAACTCGCGAAGTCCGTCGAGGACAACGGCGGCGCGTACTTCGTGCCCGCGTTCTCGGGCCTGTTCGCGCCGTACTGGCGCCCCGACGCCCGCGGCGCGCTCGTCGGCCTCACCCGCTACGTGAACAAGGGCCACATCGCCCGCGCCGCGCTCGAGGCCATCGCGTTCCAGACGCGCGACGTCATCGAGGCCGTGAACGCCGACGCCGGGGTGGACCTCACCGAGCTCCGCGTCGATGGCGGCGCCACCGCGAACGACACGCTGCTGCAGTTCCAGGCCGACATCCTCGGCGTGCCCGTCGTGCGCCCGGTGGTCGCTGAGACCACGGCGCTCGGCGCGGCCTACGCGGCCGGCCTCGCAGTGGGCTTCTGGTCGAGCCTCGACGAGCTGCGGGCGAACTGGCAGGAGGACAAGCGCTGGACCCCGTCGATGGACGAGGCCGAGCGCGCGCGCCTCGACCGCAACTGGAAGAAGGCCGTCTCGAAGACCCTCGACTGGGTCGACGAAGACGTCGTCTGA
- a CDS encoding MIP/aquaporin family protein produces MLVLLGCGVVANVILAKTKGFGGGTLMINFGWGLAVFAGVIVSYASGAQLNPAVTVGLVANGATEFGNAAFGTLVPVGIVSVLTYIAAQLIGAFLGAIVCWLAYKQHFDAEPDAGAKLGVFSTGPAIRSYGWNLVTEFIGTFVLVFVVIGFGGGRQGDGGMAALGALPVALLVIGIGASLGGPTGYAINPARDLGPRIAHALLPIKGKGGSDWSYSWVPVVGPLLGGVAAGLAAIPLLPLLG; encoded by the coding sequence ATGCTCGTGCTCCTCGGCTGCGGCGTCGTCGCGAACGTCATCCTGGCGAAGACGAAGGGCTTCGGCGGCGGCACGCTCATGATCAACTTCGGCTGGGGCCTCGCGGTCTTCGCCGGCGTCATCGTGTCGTACGCCTCGGGCGCGCAGCTGAACCCCGCGGTCACGGTCGGCCTGGTGGCCAACGGTGCGACGGAGTTCGGCAACGCGGCGTTCGGCACCCTCGTGCCGGTCGGCATCGTCTCGGTGCTCACCTACATCGCCGCGCAGCTGATCGGCGCCTTCCTCGGCGCGATCGTCTGCTGGCTCGCCTACAAGCAGCACTTCGACGCCGAGCCCGACGCCGGCGCCAAGCTCGGCGTCTTCTCGACCGGCCCCGCGATCCGCTCCTACGGCTGGAACCTCGTCACCGAGTTCATCGGCACCTTCGTGCTGGTGTTCGTGGTCATCGGCTTCGGCGGCGGACGTCAGGGCGACGGCGGCATGGCAGCACTCGGCGCCCTCCCCGTGGCGCTCCTCGTGATCGGCATCGGCGCCTCGCTCGGCGGCCCGACCGGCTACGCGATCAACCCGGCCCGTGACCTCGGCCCGCGCATCGCGCACGCCCTGCTGCCCATCAAGGGCAAGGGTGGCAGCGACTGGTCGTACTCGTGGGTGCCCGTCGTGGGCCCGCTCCTCGGCGGCGTCGCGGCAGGCCTGGCGGCGATCCCGCTGCTCCCGCTGCTCGGCTGA
- a CDS encoding glycerol-3-phosphate dehydrogenase/oxidase codes for MSPQQTIPTTPRPGSGGERADVAAIRTRPQGSVLVIGAGINGIATFRDLALQGVDVMLVERGDFVSGASAASSHMIHGGIRYLENGEFRLVKESVTERNALIRIAPHYVKPLETTVPIFSTFSGILSAPMRFLTHKSGKPTERGAALIKTGLTIYDAFSRDGGSVPRHRFHGRKRSLAELPALNPGIKYTATYYDASMHDPERLALDVLFDGLAAGEHARAANYLEAVGMGAEGVRLRDTLTGAEFDVAADVVVNTSGPWTDLTNEGLGRPTAFMGGTKGSHIVLDNDELLAATGGREIFFEHEDGRIVLIYPLKGKVMVGTTDLEHDMREPAVCTEAEVDYFFELIAHVFPTVPVDRSQIVYRFSGVRPLPRHDDEAPGFVSRDYRIERADVPERPGATLLSLVGGKWTTFRALAEHLSDEVLALLGRERTRSTAGLAIGGGAGYPATDDARRVWTVTHGDEVGRLRAEELLERYGTRAEAFIASTEGERDEPLAHHTGYSRREIAWLARTERVVHLSDVVLRRTSIAFTGALTAPLLDELAEIVGAELGWDFERRAVEMATTRELLAERHGVELEASATLV; via the coding sequence ATGTCTCCGCAGCAGACGATCCCCACCACGCCCCGCCCCGGTTCCGGCGGCGAGCGAGCGGATGTCGCGGCCATCCGAACCCGGCCGCAGGGCTCCGTGCTCGTCATCGGCGCCGGCATCAACGGCATCGCGACGTTCCGCGACCTCGCCCTGCAGGGTGTCGACGTCATGCTCGTCGAGCGGGGCGACTTCGTCTCCGGGGCATCCGCCGCCTCGTCGCACATGATCCACGGCGGCATCCGCTACCTCGAGAACGGCGAGTTCCGACTCGTGAAGGAGTCGGTGACCGAGCGCAACGCGCTCATCCGCATCGCCCCCCACTACGTGAAGCCGCTCGAGACGACGGTGCCGATCTTCTCGACGTTCTCGGGCATCCTGTCGGCGCCCATGCGCTTCCTCACCCACAAGTCGGGCAAGCCCACCGAGCGCGGGGCGGCGCTCATCAAGACCGGCCTCACGATCTACGACGCGTTCTCGCGCGACGGCGGTTCGGTGCCGCGGCACCGCTTCCACGGCCGCAAGCGCTCGCTCGCCGAGCTGCCCGCACTGAACCCCGGCATCAAGTACACGGCCACCTACTACGACGCGAGCATGCACGACCCCGAGCGGCTCGCGCTCGACGTGCTGTTCGACGGACTCGCCGCCGGCGAGCACGCCCGCGCCGCGAACTACCTCGAGGCCGTCGGCATGGGCGCAGAGGGTGTGCGCCTGCGCGACACCCTCACGGGCGCGGAGTTCGACGTCGCCGCCGACGTCGTCGTGAACACCTCCGGACCGTGGACCGACCTCACCAACGAGGGGCTCGGTCGCCCCACCGCATTCATGGGCGGCACCAAGGGCTCGCACATCGTGCTCGACAACGACGAGCTCCTCGCCGCGACCGGCGGCCGCGAGATCTTCTTCGAGCACGAAGACGGTCGCATCGTGCTGATCTACCCGCTGAAGGGCAAGGTCATGGTCGGCACGACCGACCTCGAGCACGACATGCGCGAGCCCGCCGTGTGCACCGAGGCCGAGGTCGACTACTTCTTCGAACTCATCGCGCACGTTTTCCCAACGGTCCCCGTCGACCGCTCGCAGATCGTCTACCGCTTCTCGGGCGTGCGCCCCCTGCCTCGGCACGACGACGAGGCACCGGGCTTCGTCTCCCGCGACTACCGCATCGAGCGAGCGGATGTCCCGGAGCGCCCGGGCGCGACGCTCCTGAGCCTCGTCGGCGGCAAGTGGACCACGTTCCGCGCCCTCGCCGAGCACCTCTCCGACGAGGTGCTGGCGCTCCTCGGCCGCGAGCGCACCCGGTCGACGGCCGGCCTCGCGATCGGCGGTGGCGCCGGTTACCCGGCCACCGACGACGCACGACGCGTCTGGACCGTCACGCACGGCGACGAGGTCGGGCGGCTCCGCGCCGAGGAGCTGCTCGAGCGCTACGGCACCCGCGCCGAGGCGTTCATCGCCTCGACCGAGGGGGAGCGAGACGAACCGCTCGCCCACCACACCGGCTACAGCCGGCGCGAGATCGCCTGGCTCGCTCGCACCGAGCGGGTCGTGCATCTCTCCGACGTGGTGCTGCGCCGCACCAGCATCGCCTTCACGGGCGCGCTCACCGCCCCCCTCCTCGACGAGCTCGCCGAGATCGTGGGCGCCGAGCTGGGCTGGGACTTCGAGCGTCGCGCCGTCGAGATGGCGACCACGAGGGAGCTGCTCGCCGAGCGCCACGGCGTCGAGCTCGAGGCATCCGCCACGCTCGTCTGA
- a CDS encoding HAD family hydrolase encodes MTASPRSDSPAPVILFDLDDTLMAHRAAVRAGIALHMRELAYEGDVAAASGLWHDLEEEHYHSYLAGRLTFEGQRRARARDFAIAHGDELDELAAGAWFDRYFERYRESWSLHDDALPALDALVQVLPDARFGIITNGELDFQLAKLERLGIRDRFEHVIASGDVGVTKPDAEIFRIALERFATDVPVHAAAYIGDRLETDAIGAADAGLIGVWLNRNGGSQMPSTEASAVLEITSLAELPALLTSRLAG; translated from the coding sequence GTGACCGCGTCTCCTCGCTCCGACTCCCCGGCTCCGGTCATCCTGTTCGACCTCGACGACACCCTCATGGCGCATCGCGCCGCAGTGCGCGCCGGCATCGCCCTGCACATGCGTGAGCTGGCATACGAGGGCGACGTCGCCGCGGCATCCGGCCTCTGGCACGACCTCGAAGAAGAGCACTACCACTCCTATCTCGCGGGCCGGCTGACCTTCGAGGGGCAGCGCAGAGCGCGCGCCCGCGACTTCGCGATCGCGCACGGCGACGAGCTCGACGAGCTCGCGGCCGGCGCTTGGTTCGACCGCTACTTCGAGCGGTACCGCGAGTCTTGGTCGCTGCACGACGACGCGCTGCCCGCGCTCGACGCACTCGTGCAGGTGCTGCCCGATGCGAGGTTCGGCATCATCACCAACGGCGAACTCGACTTCCAGCTCGCCAAGCTCGAGCGACTCGGCATCCGCGATCGCTTCGAGCACGTCATCGCCTCGGGCGACGTCGGCGTCACGAAGCCCGATGCCGAGATCTTCCGCATCGCCCTCGAGCGCTTCGCCACCGACGTCCCCGTGCATGCAGCGGCCTACATCGGCGACCGTCTCGAGACCGACGCGATCGGTGCGGCAGACGCCGGCCTCATCGGCGTCTGGCTGAACCGGAACGGCGGTTCGCAGATGCCGAGCACCGAGGCATCCGCCGTGCTCGAGATCACCTCGCTCGCCGAGCTGCCCGCCCTGCTCACGTCGCGCCTCGCCGGCTGA
- a CDS encoding DUF7927 domain-containing protein: MFPNRAPAREHARAARRSMHAAEPPGTGRGLRIGISAIAVTGLVLLGVPAMATADDAVAPAPVAEASVAAPESEPAAEPAEPAPAAEPAPEAEPAEPAPAVEPVTEPEPAPVAEPAPAAPESEAVPAETGEPAAEAPAEARLVAADAGGPPVTIPEWNDHVDICHATSSESNPYVFISPSVRSIIDPTGDPSDPFSDGHAHAEHQDHRDIIPEFDYFDKDGDPGHFDGLNVDLIDLLDNDCAIPQPAMQLSVVPCPPDGTATRILHVIASDVVISFDYELTVYVAGTDEVVAELSFEAATGAFEGDFEPLPPGTYDVVLHRVGADPSTDRTATVELGICPPPPEPGWELVKSSDPADGDVVEAGDVITYFLDAANTSEVAVEGAEAFDDITDVLDNATLLELGPGLVQDGNTLTWSVPTLEPGESAQTWYTVLVGEDVVGELLHNVVEPSEGGECPTVEDDNGSCVVDHPVKSIGLDGMAQCVNDTPWFMYAITPYGVEDTGDNPISLIWWTPAAFADRDPSIAADDVAALLADGASQVDAIPYPAGWVSGDTISGQQLWPGAEVDAEGNPTDWPGWTLQPDGTWVLDPSAPFYELRSEAVVEIRINPSNDAIAVYPPPTPNCNAAPPQNPPGSTPAGKTPTALAESGSDALAMLPAGALLLLAGGAALGFGARRRLLA; the protein is encoded by the coding sequence ATGTTCCCGAACCGCGCTCCCGCGCGCGAGCACGCTCGCGCAGCCCGTCGATCGATGCATGCCGCCGAGCCGCCCGGAACGGGAAGGGGCCTGCGGATCGGCATCTCGGCGATCGCCGTCACCGGGCTCGTGCTCCTCGGCGTGCCCGCCATGGCGACGGCAGACGACGCCGTCGCACCGGCGCCCGTCGCCGAGGCATCGGTCGCCGCTCCTGAGAGCGAACCCGCTGCGGAGCCGGCCGAGCCCGCTCCTGCGGCCGAACCCGCCCCCGAAGCGGAGCCGGCCGAGCCCGCGCCTGCGGTCGAACCCGTCACCGAGCCCGAGCCGGCACCCGTGGCCGAGCCGGCCCCCGCGGCACCCGAGTCCGAGGCCGTGCCGGCGGAGACCGGCGAGCCTGCGGCGGAGGCGCCCGCCGAGGCTCGCCTCGTCGCGGCCGACGCGGGTGGTCCGCCGGTGACGATCCCCGAATGGAACGACCACGTCGACATCTGCCACGCGACCTCGAGCGAATCGAACCCGTACGTGTTCATCAGCCCGAGTGTGCGGTCGATCATCGACCCGACCGGTGACCCTTCGGACCCGTTCTCGGATGGGCATGCCCACGCCGAGCACCAGGACCACCGCGACATCATCCCTGAGTTCGACTACTTCGACAAGGACGGCGATCCCGGGCACTTCGACGGGCTCAACGTCGACCTCATCGATCTCTTGGACAACGACTGCGCCATCCCGCAGCCTGCGATGCAGCTCTCGGTGGTGCCGTGCCCGCCGGATGGAACCGCGACACGCATTCTCCACGTCATCGCCTCCGACGTCGTGATCAGCTTCGACTACGAGCTGACGGTCTACGTGGCCGGCACCGACGAGGTCGTCGCCGAGCTGAGCTTCGAGGCCGCGACCGGAGCGTTCGAGGGCGACTTCGAGCCGCTGCCGCCGGGAACCTATGACGTCGTGCTGCACCGCGTCGGAGCCGATCCGTCGACGGACCGCACCGCCACCGTCGAGCTGGGTATCTGCCCGCCCCCGCCGGAGCCCGGATGGGAGCTCGTGAAGAGCTCCGACCCGGCCGATGGTGACGTGGTCGAGGCGGGCGACGTGATCACGTACTTCCTCGACGCGGCGAACACCTCCGAGGTGGCGGTCGAGGGTGCGGAGGCGTTCGACGACATCACCGACGTGCTCGACAACGCGACCCTTCTCGAGCTCGGTCCGGGCCTCGTCCAGGACGGGAACACGCTCACCTGGTCCGTGCCGACGCTCGAACCCGGCGAGTCCGCCCAGACCTGGTACACCGTGCTGGTCGGTGAGGACGTCGTCGGCGAGCTGCTGCACAACGTGGTCGAGCCGTCCGAGGGCGGCGAGTGCCCGACCGTCGAGGACGACAACGGCTCGTGCGTCGTCGACCACCCCGTGAAGTCGATCGGCCTGGACGGCATGGCGCAGTGCGTGAACGACACCCCGTGGTTCATGTACGCGATCACCCCGTACGGCGTCGAGGACACCGGCGACAACCCGATCTCGCTGATCTGGTGGACCCCGGCGGCATTCGCCGACCGTGACCCGTCGATCGCCGCCGACGACGTCGCCGCCCTCTTGGCGGACGGCGCCTCCCAGGTCGACGCGATCCCGTACCCGGCAGGGTGGGTGAGCGGCGACACCATCTCGGGTCAGCAGCTCTGGCCCGGCGCCGAGGTCGACGCCGAGGGCAACCCGACCGACTGGCCCGGATGGACGCTGCAGCCCGACGGCACCTGGGTGCTCGACCCGAGCGCGCCGTTCTACGAACTCCGCAGCGAGGCCGTGGTCGAGATCCGCATCAACCCGTCGAACGACGCGATCGCGGTCTACCCGCCGCCGACGCCGAACTGCAACGCGGCACCGCCGCAGAACCCGCCCGGCAGCACGCCGGCGGGCAAGACTCCGACCGCGCTCGCCGAGTCGGGCAGTGACGCCCTCGCCATGCTGCCCGCAGGTGCGCTGCTCCTGCTGGCCGGCGGCGCGGCACTCGGATTCGGTGCCCGGCGGCGGCTCCTCGCCTGA
- a CDS encoding GNAT family N-acetyltransferase produces MLRTERLVLDLPVEADTELVARYCADPLFLKYLTTPWPYTVDHARAFLTEYVPVAWRSGDELTWAIRRADDAPLLGVVGLRRGNEIGFWLGAEHRGDALMAEAVSAVCEWTLGGGVPGAESVLWRANEGNLASAHVARAAGFRRTTPRIATVPGRDGRILAAWHAERRAEVESDAFASWEPILGGAV; encoded by the coding sequence GTGCTCCGCACCGAACGGCTCGTGCTCGACCTCCCCGTCGAGGCCGACACCGAACTCGTGGCGCGGTACTGTGCCGACCCGCTGTTCCTCAAGTACCTCACGACGCCCTGGCCCTACACCGTCGACCACGCACGAGCATTCCTCACGGAGTATGTACCGGTCGCGTGGCGCTCCGGCGACGAGTTGACCTGGGCGATCCGACGCGCCGACGACGCGCCGCTGCTCGGCGTCGTCGGACTCCGTCGGGGCAACGAGATCGGGTTCTGGCTCGGTGCCGAGCACCGGGGCGACGCGCTCATGGCCGAAGCCGTGAGCGCGGTGTGCGAGTGGACGCTGGGCGGCGGCGTCCCCGGTGCCGAGTCGGTGCTCTGGCGTGCGAACGAAGGCAACCTGGCGTCCGCACATGTCGCGCGCGCCGCGGGATTCCGGCGAACCACCCCGCGCATCGCCACGGTGCCGGGCCGCGATGGGCGCATACTGGCCGCGTGGCACGCCGAGCGCCGCGCCGAGGTCGAATCCGACGCGTTCGCGAGTTGGGAGCCGATCCTCGGGGGTGCGGTGTGA
- the trpS gene encoding tryptophan--tRNA ligase, whose protein sequence is MTQKPRLYSGMQPSADSLHAGNYIGALLQWKELQSTHDAFFSVVDMHAITVAQDPAELREKTRRTAAQYIAAGIDPSNSTLYVQSHVPAHAELAWVLNTITGFGEAGRMTQFKDKSQKQGADATSVGLFAYPVLMAADILLYQTEIVPVGDDQKQHVELTRDLAARFNARFGADTFVLPEPVIQRETARIYDLQNPTSKMSKSGDTPAGILWLLDEPSVTAKKIMRAVTDTDGEVRFDREHKPGVSNLLTIFSVLSGRTIADIEQEFAGRGYGDFKKALAEVVVSVFEPIRARTLELLDDPAELDRLLAINADRASTVAEATLATVYDRIGFLRRAR, encoded by the coding sequence ATGACGCAGAAGCCCCGCCTCTACTCGGGCATGCAGCCCTCCGCAGACTCGCTCCACGCCGGCAACTACATCGGCGCGCTCCTGCAGTGGAAGGAGCTGCAGTCGACGCACGACGCCTTCTTCTCGGTCGTCGACATGCACGCCATCACCGTGGCGCAAGACCCCGCCGAGCTCCGCGAGAAGACCCGCCGCACGGCAGCGCAGTACATCGCGGCCGGCATCGACCCGTCGAACTCGACGCTGTACGTGCAGTCGCACGTGCCGGCGCACGCCGAGCTCGCGTGGGTGCTCAACACGATCACAGGTTTCGGCGAGGCCGGGCGCATGACGCAGTTCAAGGACAAGTCGCAGAAGCAGGGCGCCGACGCCACGAGCGTCGGCCTCTTCGCCTATCCCGTGCTCATGGCGGCCGACATCCTGCTCTACCAGACCGAGATCGTGCCGGTCGGCGACGACCAGAAGCAGCACGTCGAACTCACGCGCGATCTCGCCGCGAGGTTCAACGCCCGCTTCGGCGCCGACACCTTCGTGCTGCCCGAGCCGGTCATCCAGCGCGAGACCGCCCGCATCTACGACCTGCAGAACCCGACGTCGAAGATGTCGAAGTCGGGCGACACGCCGGCCGGCATCCTGTGGCTGCTCGACGAGCCCTCGGTCACCGCGAAGAAGATCATGCGCGCCGTGACCGACACCGACGGCGAGGTGCGCTTCGACCGCGAGCACAAGCCGGGCGTCTCGAACCTGCTCACGATCTTCTCCGTGCTGTCAGGCCGCACCATCGCCGACATCGAACAGGAGTTCGCGGGCCGCGGCTACGGGGACTTCAAGAAGGCGCTCGCCGAGGTCGTCGTGAGCGTGTTCGAGCCGATCCGTGCACGAACGCTCGAACTGCTCGACGACCCGGCCGAGCTCGACCGCCTGCTCGCCATCAACGCCGACCGGGCGAGCACGGTCGCCGAGGCCACCCTCGCGACGGTCTACGACCGCATCGGCTTCCTCCGGCGCGCGCGCTGA
- a CDS encoding YihY/virulence factor BrkB family protein, translating into MSERGSSTPHHQEETFDERAGRDPLGLDDHSPSARERFDAMSQPIRDRFEQPISKVSTLTQQTLALFPVRVWRHFLDRNGFILSSGMSYQALFAIFAAVYVAFAVFGIWLTSNDATLTAFVALLNTYAPGLIGDEGIIPTEELTQIASSSTSLFGWTGAVALAGFIWTAIGWITYSRMAVRSIFGLPKDRRAYVFLKARDFVAGFGFGAILLLATVLSVATTSFLGWLVQFLGLSDDSGWYGFLVQGGSLLVVFVIDTLALAVMFRFLSGAAMPWHRMWVGSLLGSAAISVLQVIGGALLSRSSTNPLLATFTVFIGLLLWFRLTSIVILVAASWIAVEASDAHETLRMVTPEQLAAEAREREQRALVTAAQVRVREARRELDTASWFGRIPAKRRLAKAELELTDLEAALAPTARRGHV; encoded by the coding sequence GTGAGCGAGCGCGGGTCGAGTACCCCACACCACCAGGAGGAGACGTTCGACGAACGCGCCGGTCGAGATCCGCTCGGGCTCGACGATCACTCCCCGTCGGCGAGGGAACGCTTCGACGCGATGAGCCAGCCGATCCGGGACCGCTTCGAGCAACCGATCAGCAAGGTCAGCACCCTCACGCAGCAGACGCTCGCCCTCTTCCCGGTGCGCGTCTGGCGGCACTTCCTCGACCGCAACGGCTTCATCCTCTCCTCCGGCATGAGCTACCAGGCGCTCTTCGCGATCTTCGCCGCCGTCTACGTCGCCTTCGCGGTCTTCGGCATCTGGCTCACGAGCAATGACGCGACCCTCACGGCCTTCGTGGCCCTGCTCAACACGTATGCGCCGGGCCTGATCGGCGACGAGGGCATCATCCCGACGGAGGAGCTCACGCAGATCGCGTCGTCCAGCACGAGCCTCTTCGGCTGGACCGGCGCCGTGGCGCTGGCGGGGTTCATCTGGACGGCGATCGGATGGATCACCTACTCGCGCATGGCGGTGCGCAGCATCTTCGGCCTGCCGAAGGACCGTCGCGCCTACGTCTTCCTCAAGGCGCGCGATTTCGTCGCCGGGTTCGGCTTCGGCGCGATCCTCCTGCTCGCGACCGTGCTCTCCGTCGCGACCACCTCGTTCCTCGGCTGGCTCGTGCAATTCCTGGGGCTCTCTGACGACTCCGGCTGGTACGGCTTCCTCGTGCAGGGCGGGTCGCTCCTCGTCGTCTTCGTGATCGACACCCTCGCCCTCGCCGTGATGTTCCGCTTCCTGTCGGGAGCCGCGATGCCGTGGCACCGCATGTGGGTCGGCTCCCTGCTCGGCTCCGCCGCGATCTCGGTGCTGCAGGTGATCGGCGGCGCCCTGCTCTCGCGTTCCAGCACGAACCCGCTGCTCGCGACCTTCACCGTGTTCATCGGTCTGCTGCTGTGGTTCCGGCTCACGAGCATCGTCATCCTCGTCGCCGCGAGCTGGATCGCCGTCGAGGCATCCGATGCCCATGAGACGCTCCGCATGGTGACCCCCGAACAGCTCGCCGCCGAGGCGCGCGAGCGGGAGCAGCGCGCGCTCGTGACCGCCGCGCAGGTGCGGGTGCGCGAGGCGAGGCGCGAGCTCGACACCGCGAGCTGGTTCGGCCGGATTCCCGCCAAGCGGCGCCTCGCCAAGGCCGAACTGGAACTGACCGACCTCGAGGCCGCGCTGGCGCCGACCGCACGGCGAGGCCACGTCTGA
- a CDS encoding exodeoxyribonuclease III has translation MPSAKPLRLASVNVNGVRAAFRKGMGEWLAARDVDILAMQEVRASTEDLQGLLGDEWDILHDPATAKGRAGVAIASRNRASIHRVELGAADFDSAGRWLEADYEVGDRIVTVVSAYVHSGVVDTPKQVEKYKFLDAMVERMPRLAEHSELAVIVGDLNVGHRTLDIKNWKGNVKRAGFLPEERAYFDRFVGAEGDDDYNAGAGLGWIDLGRRFAGEVDGPYTWWSQRGKAFDTDTGWRIDYQLTTPALADAAVAYAIDRADSWDTRWSDHAPVVVDYAI, from the coding sequence ATGCCCTCTGCGAAGCCCCTCCGTCTGGCCAGCGTCAACGTCAACGGAGTGCGCGCGGCATTCCGCAAGGGCATGGGTGAGTGGCTCGCAGCGCGCGACGTCGACATCCTCGCCATGCAAGAGGTGCGCGCCTCCACCGAAGACCTGCAGGGCCTCCTCGGCGACGAGTGGGACATCCTGCACGACCCCGCCACCGCCAAGGGTCGCGCGGGAGTCGCGATCGCGAGCCGCAACCGCGCGAGCATCCACCGCGTCGAGCTCGGCGCGGCCGACTTCGACAGCGCCGGCCGCTGGCTCGAGGCCGACTACGAGGTCGGCGACCGCATCGTCACCGTCGTCTCGGCGTACGTGCACTCCGGCGTGGTCGACACCCCGAAGCAGGTCGAGAAGTACAAGTTCCTCGACGCCATGGTCGAGCGGATGCCGCGGCTCGCCGAGCACTCCGAGCTCGCCGTGATCGTGGGCGACCTGAACGTCGGCCACCGCACGCTCGACATCAAGAACTGGAAGGGCAACGTGAAGCGCGCCGGCTTCCTGCCCGAGGAACGCGCCTACTTCGACCGATTCGTCGGCGCGGAGGGCGATGACGACTACAACGCGGGCGCCGGGCTCGGCTGGATCGACCTCGGCCGCCGCTTCGCCGGCGAGGTCGACGGGCCCTACACGTGGTGGTCGCAGCGCGGCAAGGCGTTCGACACCGACACCGGCTGGCGCATCGACTACCAGCTCACTACCCCCGCGCTCGCCGACGCCGCGGTCGCCTACGCCATCGATCGCGCCGACTCCTGGGACACGCGATGGTCCGACCACGCTCCCGTGGTCGTCGACTACGCCATCTGA